The window CAAGACGAGCTGAATGCAGTATGACGAAGATAAGCGCAAAATATATTGCATTTTAAGTAAAGATTTTAAGGGCGTACGGTGGATGCCTTGGCGATATCAGCCGAAGAAGGACGCGGTAAGCTGCGATAAGCTACGGAGAGGTGCAAGCAACCTGTGACCCGTAGATTTCCGAATGGGGGAACCCGGCAGTGGTTATGCACTGTCACCCATAGCTTAGACTATGAGGAGGGCACCCGGGGAACTGAAACATCTAATTACCCGGAGGAACAGTAATCAAACGAGATTTTCTTAGTAGCGGCGAGCGAACGGGAAAGAGGCCAAACCGGAGCGGGCAACCGCACCGGGGTTGAGGACAGTCATCAAGTGTAAATGAGGTAGAAGAATGGAGCTGGAAAGCTCAGCCGCAGAAGGTGAAAGCCCTGTAATCGAAACCTTGCATACATGGGACTGTATCCAGAGTACCACGAGACACGTGAAACCTTGTGGGAAGCAGGGGGGACCACCCTCCAAGCCAAAATACTGATATCGACCGATAGCGCATAGTACCGTGAGGGAAAGGTGAAAAGAACCCCTGGCGGGGAGTGAAAGAGAACCTGAAACCGTATGTCTACAAACAGTCGAAGTCTGTATATATATCAGGACGACGGCGTGCCTATTGAAGAATGAACCGACGAGTTACTGTTGCTAGCGAGGTTAAGTGGAAAACATGGAGCCGCAGCGAAAGCGAGTCTGAACAGGGCGTATAGTTAGTAATAGTAGACCCGAAACCGTAGTGATCTATCCATGGCCAGGTTGAAGCACAGGTAAAATTGTGTGGAGGACCGAACTCGTGAGCGTTGAAAAGCTTTGGGATGAGTTGTGGATAGGGGTGAAATGCCAATCGAACACGGAGATAGCTGGTTCTCCCCGAAATAGCTTTAGGGCTAGCCTCGAGGTAGAGAGTATAGGCGGTAGAGCACTGATCGGGCTAGGGGCCATACCGGTTACCGAACCTAGTCAAACTACGAATGGCTATACTTATACTCGGGAGTCAGACAGTGAATGATAAGGTCCATTGTCAAGAGGGAAACAGCCCAGAACACCGACTAAGGTCCCCAATGTTACACTAAGTGGCGAAGGATGTGGAATTTCCAAAACAACCAGGATGTTGGCTTAGAAGCAGCCACCATTTAAAGAGTGCGTAATAGCTCACTGGTCGAGAGACTCTGCGCCGAAAATGTCCGGGGCTAAAGTGTAAAACCGAAGTCGTGTCATATGCAGCAATGTATATGGGTAGGGGAGCGTTCTCATCGGGCTGAAGCAGTACCGTAAGGAGTTGTGGACTGATGAGAAGTGAGAATGTCGGTATGAGTAGCGAAAAGAATGGTGAGAATCCATTCCACCGAAAGCCTAAGGGTTCCTGAGCAACGATCGTCGTCTCAGGGTAAGTCGGGACCTAAGCCGAGGCGGAATAGCGTAGGCGATGGACAACAGGTTGAAATTCCTGTACCGGTGTGAATCGTTTGATCGATGGAGTGACACAGTAAGGTAGGTCAGCACGCGATTGGAAGAGCGTGTTTAAGCAGGTAGGTTGAGCTATAGGCAAATCCGTAGCTCTAAAAGCTGAGATGTGATGACGAGTGACTAGCAATAGTCGCGAAGTGATTGATCCTACACTGTCGAGAAAAGCTTCTAGGTAGAGACACATCGCCCGTACCAAAACCGACACAGGTAGGCGGGGAGAGAATCCTAAGGTGCGCGGGAAAACCCTCGTTAAGGAACTCGGCAAAATGCCTCCGTAACTTCGGGAAAAGGAGGACTCATGTAGTGTGAAGAGCAGAAGCGCTTGGAGCATGAATGAGTGGCACAAGAGAGGCGCAAGCGACTGTTTACCACAAACACAGGTGCCTGCTAAAGCGAAAGCTGATGTATAGGTGCTGACACCTGCCCGGTGCTGGAAGGTTAAGAGGAGGGGTTAGACTTCGGTCGAAGCTCTGAATTGAAGCCCCAGTAAACGGCGGCCGTAACTATAACGGTCCTAAGGTAGCGAAATTCCTTGTCGGGTAAGTTCCGACCCGCACGAAAGGTGTAACGACTTGCGCACTGTCTCAACGAGGGACCCGGTGAAATTGAAGTACCTGTGAAGATGCAGGTTACCCGCGACTGGACAGAAAGACCCCATGGAGCTTTACTGCAACCTAAGATTGAACTTAGTTAATGAATGTACAGGATAGGTGGGAGACTTAGAACCTAGGACGCCAGTTTTAGGGGAGTCGCTGTTGGGATACCACCCTTTCATTAATTGATTTCTAACGGGCCGAGTAACGACCGGCCGGACAGTCTTAGGCGGGCAGTTTGACTGGGGCGGTCGCCTCCAAAAGAGTAACGGAGGCGCCCAAAGGTTCCCTCAGAGCGGACGGAAATCGCTCGAAGAGTGTAAAGGCAGAAGGGAGCTTGACTGCGAGACGGACAGGTCGAGCAGGGACGAAAGTCGGGCTTAGTGATCCGGTGGTGCCGAGTGGAAGGGCCATCGCTCAACGGATAAAAGCTACCCTGGGGATAACAGGCTAATCTCTCCCAAGAGTCCATATCGACGGGGAGGTTTGGCACCTCGATGTCGGCTCATCACATCCTGGGGCTGAAGTAGGTCCCAAGGGTTCGGCTGTTCGCCGATTAAAGTGGTACGTGAGCTGGGTTCAGAACGTCGTGAGACAGTTCGGTCCCTATCCATCGCGGGCGTAAGAAACTTGAAGGGGGCTGCTCCTAGTACGAGAGGACCGGAGTGGACGAACCGCTGGTGTACCAATTATCCTGCCAAGGGTACAGTTGGGTAGCTACGTTCGGGACGGATAAACGCTGAAAGCATCTAAGCGTGAAACCAGCCTTGAGATGAGGTTTCTCATAGCAAAAGCTAGTAAGATCCCATGTAGACGACATGGTAGATAGGCCAGGTGTGGAAGAGCCGTGAGGTTTGGAGCTGACTGGTACTAATCGATCGAGGGCTTTACTTAAGCAGCGTAACCAACTTGAAGGAGCAACGCGACGCACAAGTTGCGTGGAGTCGCTTACGTCGAAACGTAAGATTTCACGATGTGAAATCCACAGGCTTCGACGCAATCCTCCAGACGTGTACTTTGAGTATGGGACGCAACATACAACAAAACATTAAGCAGAATGTGCAACAAATATATATACTTCTATGTGGTTTTCAGAGTACAAACTCTGACAGATTCAGTGGCGATGGCTATGAGGATCCACCTGTTCCCATCTCGAACACAGTAGTTAAGCTCATAAACGCCGAAAGTACTTGGCTGGAGACGGCCTGGGAGGATAGGAAGCCGCTGATTGACTAAAAGAAAAAGGTCTACCTAAAGGTAGGCCTTTTTCTTTTTGCTAGTCTTCGACTAGCTAACCCTACTAGAGCAGCCTCCAGCCAAGGTTGTAGAAGTATTGTCTATGTGTATTGATCAATAGAGACGGCGTGGGAAGCCTAGGGCAATAGGGCGTAAAGGAGCGCAGCGACGCATACGTCCATTGCATCAGGTTCGACGAAGACCTTAAGGTATATATTTTAATTTTGATTATAATCTTAAAACTGCCATGGGCGAGTGTGATAGGAAGCCGCTGATTGCTTAAAGGCACACCTGAGGGTGTGTCTTTTTTGTATATGGCTTCCTATCCTCCCAGGGGACCTGGTAAGCAGGGCAGTAGAAGATGGAGGAGTGAAACGACGACAGATTCACTGCATCACTTAGTTCATTATTTTTTAATTATATTATCAGTTAATTGATAATAAATAATTAATGAAGGTCTAATTATAAATTTTAATAATTACTATTTATTACATATTCTATTCATGCATAGAATTATCACTTTTTTATATAGGTCCCTATCTAGCCTAGTAAATACGTGCTTTATAGCTATCTTTCTGATATTTAATAATATACCAAAATGTACCAAAAATTACTCGTTTTGATTATATTTCATATCACTTTCACTATGTTTTCACGAACTATCTATATACTAGCTATAGTTGATTGAGATCAACTAAGGAAATGGAGGTCTACTACTAATAACTTTTACCTGTCCCTTTTACAAATAATACAAACAACACAAAACAATACAACACATAAAACAACACTTAAATACACAACAATACTCTCCCTGTGTATAAACAAAACAATACATATACAAAACTCTCTAATTATATATACCATCTCCCGTATATATAAAGGTAAAAGTTAAGTAGACATAAGAGCCCTTGAAAGAGGGCTCTTTTCCTTTAATATTTCCTATTATTTATTGATTAATAAGCCTATATTTCTTGACATAGTATGTAATATTTGTTAAACTAATCAAGTATCAAGCAAAGCTTGATGAACATAGGGGTATAGCTCAATTGGTAGAGTAGCGGTCTCCAAAACCGTTGGTTGTGGGTTCAAGTCCTACTGCCCCTGCCAAATTTTGGATGGCGGTCTTCGGACCGCATGTCCATAAAATTACTCAAAAAATATTAAAAAATGCTTGCGTAGCCGCAATCATTATGTTAATATAAGTGAGTACCTTGTACATGACTCAGTAGCTCAGCTGGATAGAGCGTTTGACTACGAATCAAAAGGCCAGGGGTTCGAATCCCTTCTGGGTCACCAAATTAAAGCATCACAGTAATGTGGTGCTTTTTTATTTTGCTTTTTATATGTATATAAAGGACCCTACATATTTATGTAGGGTCCTTTTATGAGTTAATAATCTTTATTTAATTAACTAAGTTTTATTATTTCGCATGTGGCTGATCTGATTCAGCTACTACGTTAACGACAATTTCTTGATCTGCAGAAATAAGATTCATAATGATGGGGATTGGCTGTTCGATGGCTTCAGCTATACTTTTAATTTGTCGCATTGCAACAGGATAAGGTGTTGTTCTATCACTTTGAAATAATTCTTCCAATTGGGTGATTTCTGCTTGACTTAGATTCGATTTATTTGCGAATTCTTCAACTGTCATATTATGTTGTTCGCGATAGCTTTTAATGATTTCACCGATATACATAATCGCCTCCACTTGAATTATATTAATACATTTTTATTTTATGTGAAAGTTCGATAAAACTCAAGTTAGATTGAAATGATACTTCATATTATTGATACATAATGGTTTTATATTATAAAATGAACATATAATGATACTGATATATATGGAAATGAAAAGAGGTTTGCTATGAAGACGAATAGAAAACAACTTTTAATTGTTTATATATGTTTAGCATTAGGGGCTTGGAGTGCTAGCGCTGGCATCAGCTTTAGTCAATCAAATAGAGATACGAATCAAACACGTCGAGATAATACGACAATACAGCATAAGTCTGAAAAAACTGTTGACGATTCTGCCCAAGGTAGTCCTGTTATTGCATCGTATTACAAAGATGGCAAAAAAAAGAAGAAAAAGAGCACTGCTGCTGATGAGACTAAGCTTTCAGAGAAACAAAAAGCAACTAAAGAATTGAATGAACATTCTTGGGTAGAAGAAGCGGGAAAACATCCGTTACCGTATGTGGTTGTGGAAGGGAAAGCGGTCAGTGAAGAAGAGTTAGCCCACTGGTGGAAGGTTTTTAATGATCCCGTATTGGATCAATTAATTGATTTGACCCTCAAAAATAATCGGCAGTTAGAGGTAGCTCGCTCTCGAGTTAGACAAGGGCGGTTACAGTTGGGTATTGCTGAAGCACAGCGATTACCTTGGCTAGATGCTTCCGGTTCATGGTCGGCTAATAGAGGTCAGGGTGAATGGGATTCAGACCGAGAAGCGATAAAGAATTTACCTATATCTGATAAGATGACGAGAAATGTAGAAACCGGTAAATTGGGAATTGATGCGCGATGGGAAATTGATATATTCGGAAGACAAAAAGCAAAATCACGTGCTGCATCGAATTCGTTACAAGCATCACAGGCGGATTTATATTCCACCTGGGTATCTTTGAGCGCGGAAACCGCATTACAGTATATGTCGTTAAGAACTTTACAGGAGCAATTGCGCATAACAGAAGATGATGTGAAGCGTCAACAGGAAGCATTGGAACTGATTAAGATAAATAATCAGTCTGGTATTATTAATGAATTACCTGTGCAACAGGCTACATATGCATTATCTCAGACTCAAGCGGAGATTCCTTCATTAAAGAAAAATATAGCTTCCACAATGGCTGCTCTTTCTATATTGACAGGAACAGTTCCAGGCGAGATTGACGGGTTATTGATGGAAAATACTTCATTACCTACAGTGAATCCACACATGTTTATCGGCATACCGGCGGAAGCTTTACGACAACGGCCTGATATTCAGGCGGCGGAACGACGTATTGCGGCGCAACAACAGAAAACCAAGGCTGCAAAGGCTGATCTTAAACCTAGATTTTCACTAAATGGCAGTATAGGCTTGGAGTCGTTTTCATCGGGAGGTCTTATTTCGGCTATCGGTAAAATGATAGGAATAGGACCATCTATCACTATGCCTATTTTCAATGCCGGTGCTATTCGTAAGAATATAAAAGTACAAACGGAAAAGGAACAGGAATACTTGGCACTTTACGAAGAGACTGTTTTGAAAGCTGTAGGAGAGGTCCGAAATGCGGTAACGGATGCATCTCAGGATCATATTAAGTCTGAGGAATTGAAATCTGCTGTAGAATCTGCACAGCAAGCGGAATCTTTGGCGCAAACCAATTTTGACTCCGGTCTTAGCGATTACTTAAGTGTTCTTGATGCACGAAGAAATGTATTGTCTGCAAGGCGGCAATATATCATGAGTCGGGGGCAAGAGTTTGCTGATACCGTTCGTTTATTCAAATCCTTAGGCGGTGGTTGGGAAGCCATGGACATGGATCAGGAGGCAGAGGCGGACTCGCATGCTAAGAAATAGTGTGAGAAACGGGGAATGATTATGAAAGAGAAACTTGATGTCCTTAAACGGTGGATGGCGAATAATAGAAAAAAGTGCGCAGGTATAATGATTGCCTTTCTAATAATTTTGGGTGGAGTAAGTTATTATGCTTATAATCAATACGAAGTGTACATGGCCTCTCATCATATTGTGTTGCAAGGCAATGTGAATCTGCGTGAAGTTAATGTTGCATTTCGGGGAAGTGACCGGATTGCCAGCCTTTTGGTGGATGAAGGTGCGGTGGTGAGCAAAGGGCAGATTTTGGGGTATTTACATTCTGATGAATTGAATCTTGCTGTACAGCAGGCTAAGGCTACCATTGCAGCACAGGAAGCTATAGTGGCCAAGTTGCAGGCAGGCAGTAGACCAGAAGAAATCGCTCAAGCATCGGCACGAGTTACATCTGCAGAAGCTGCGTTAGCTC of the Veillonella parvula genome contains:
- a CDS encoding helix-turn-helix domain-containing protein, producing the protein MYIGEIIKSYREQHNMTVEEFANKSNLSQAEITQLEELFQSDRTTPYPVAMRQIKSIAEAIEQPIPIIMNLISADQEIVVNVVAESDQPHAK
- a CDS encoding efflux transporter outer membrane subunit, which encodes MKTNRKQLLIVYICLALGAWSASAGISFSQSNRDTNQTRRDNTTIQHKSEKTVDDSAQGSPVIASYYKDGKKKKKKSTAADETKLSEKQKATKELNEHSWVEEAGKHPLPYVVVEGKAVSEEELAHWWKVFNDPVLDQLIDLTLKNNRQLEVARSRVRQGRLQLGIAEAQRLPWLDASGSWSANRGQGEWDSDREAIKNLPISDKMTRNVETGKLGIDARWEIDIFGRQKAKSRAASNSLQASQADLYSTWVSLSAETALQYMSLRTLQEQLRITEDDVKRQQEALELIKINNQSGIINELPVQQATYALSQTQAEIPSLKKNIASTMAALSILTGTVPGEIDGLLMENTSLPTVNPHMFIGIPAEALRQRPDIQAAERRIAAQQQKTKAAKADLKPRFSLNGSIGLESFSSGGLISAIGKMIGIGPSITMPIFNAGAIRKNIKVQTEKEQEYLALYEETVLKAVGEVRNAVTDASQDHIKSEELKSAVESAQQAESLAQTNFDSGLSDYLSVLDARRNVLSARRQYIMSRGQEFADTVRLFKSLGGGWEAMDMDQEAEADSHAKK